Proteins from one Aspergillus nidulans FGSC A4 chromosome VIII genomic window:
- a CDS encoding putative dihydroxyacetone kinase (DakA) (transcript_id=CADANIAT00002723), producing the protein MAQTKHFFSDPTHLVHTALNSLTLTNPSLAFDRENKIIFRRPDVVRKGKVAIISGGGSGHEPAFAGFVGQGLLDASAAGTIFASPNAEQIRIAAMERVNNEQGVLIIPMNYTGDVLNFGMAAEKSRAAGIKTEFFAINDDAGVGKTKGGKVGRRGIGGGVLILKIVGALAEAGGSLEEVYKTAQLANENLASVGSSLEHVHVPGREPSDDHIPEGEVEIGMGIHNEPGSTRTKTTLVDLVATMLLQILDHNDPDRSYITHSPGDKFVLLVNNLGGLSTLELSGITDEVYRQLGKSYQIKPERVIQGTFLTSLNGLGFSISLLKLADTGLGPGKSFLELLDAPAEAVGWSAPIKPATWEYRNAPGIEVKRAKPAEQPPSNVKLDIAKVRKVLGAALKRMIDAEPQITRYDTIVGDGDCGVGLKRGAQAVLDLLNDASANLNDDIVHTVNRIVTVVENTMDGTSGAIYAIFLNALVHGLREQDKGTETPADTDVWGTALKYSISALGKYTPAQVGDRTMIDALVPFAQTLADKRDVHAAAKAAEEGTEATKHMKASLGRAVYVGGEQEWVGKVPDPGAYGLSEFFTGLAGAL; encoded by the exons ATGGCGCAGA CAAAACACTTCTTCTCAGACCCCACCCATCTGGTTCACACGGCGCTCAATTCGCTGACGCTCACTAACCCGTCACTCGCGTTCGACCGCGAGAATAAGATCATCTTCCGTCGTCCCGATGTCgtgaggaaggggaaagtcGCCATCATATCGGGTGGAGGGTCTGGTCACGAACCCGCGTTCGCGGGGTTCGTCGGCCAGGGTCTCCTGGATGCATCGGCGGCAGGCACCATCTTTGCGTCTCCGAACGCAGAGCAGATTCGTATCGCTGCAATGGAGCGTGTTAACAATGAACAAGGAGTGCTCATCATTCCTATGAACTACACCGGCGACGTCCTCAATTTCGGTATGGCCGCGGAGAAGTCGCGCGCTGCCGGAATCAAGACCGAGTTCTTCGCCATCAATGACGATGCCGGTGTTGGCAAAACCAAGGGCGGCAAGGTTGGTCGCCGCGGTATTGGAGGCGGTGTCCTGATCCTGAAGATCGTCGGCGCGCTGGCAGAGGCTGG TGGCTCGCTTGAAGAGGTCTACAAGACCGCTCAGTTGGCAAATGAGAATCTTGCCTCGGTCGGCTCATCATTGGAGCACGTCCATGTTCCTGGTCGAGAGCCATCGGATGACCACATCCCAGAGGGCGAGGTTGAGATCGGCATGGGTATCCATAACGAGCCAGGATCTACCCGCACCAAGACTACTCTCGTCGATCTAGTTGCGACGATGCTCCTCCAGATCCTGGACCACAACGACCCTGACCGATCATATATCACGCATTCGCCAGGGGACAAATTTGTGCTGCTGGTTAACAACCTTGGTGGGCTCAGCACTCTCGAGCTGTCCGGTATCACCGATGAGGTCTACCGCCAGCTCGGTAAATCGTATCAGATCAAGCCCGAGCGAGTTATCCAGGGCACCTTCCTCACCAGTCTGAATGGACTCGGGTTCAGCATCTCACTGCTCAAGCTGGCAGACACCGGGCTGGGCCCCGGCAAGTCgttccttgagctcctcgaCGCTCCCGCTGAGGCGGTCGGCTGGTCCGCGCCTATCAAGCCTGCGACGTGGGAATACCGCAATGCCCCCGGAATTGAAGTCAAGAGAGCCAAGCCAGCCGAGCAGCCTCCCAGCAACGTCAAGC TGGATATCGCAAAGGTTCGCAAAGTCCTCGGGGCCGCTCTTAAGCGCATGATCGATGCGGAGCCCCAGATCACCCGCTACGACACCAtcgtcggcgacggcgactgCGGCGTCGGGCTCAAGCGCGGCGCCCAGGCTgttctcgacctcctcaacGACGCCTCTGCAAACCTCAACGACGATATCGTCCACACAGTTAATCGCATCGTCACCGTCGTTGAAAACACTATGGACGGCACCTCTGGCGCCATCTACGCCATCTTCCTTAATGCCCTTGTCCACGGCCTCCGTGAGCAAGACAAGGGTACCGAAACGCCTGCTGATACCGACGTCTGGGGCACTGCGTTGAAATACTCTATCTCCGCGCTTGGGAAGTACACCCCTGCCCAGGTCGGTGACCGTACCATGATTGACGCCCTCGTACCGTTTGCGCAAACTCTAGCGGACAAGCGGGATGTGCATGCTGCTGCCAAGGCCGCGGAGGAGGGCACCGAGGCCACAAAGCACATGAAGGCGTCGCTGGGGCGGGCGGTGTATGTTGGAGGCGAGCAGGAATGGGTTGGCAAGGTGCCGGATCCAGGCGCCTACGGGCTCAGTGAGTTCTTTACTGGGCTGGCGGGCGCTCTATAG